Proteins from a single region of Bos indicus isolate NIAB-ARS_2022 breed Sahiwal x Tharparkar chromosome 6, NIAB-ARS_B.indTharparkar_mat_pri_1.0, whole genome shotgun sequence:
- the AASDH gene encoding beta-alanine-activating enzyme isoform X3, producing MISKSNWKNVLKEFSTTSDVQISVSEMTLQELVHQAASLYPDKIAVCFDECNNQPPVYYTYKTVIHAASALSNFLLLHCEFQGIREIGLYCHPTINLPSWILGILHVPAAYVPVDPDSPPALSVHFMKKCNLKYILVEKVHISKFKSSYEALLNYDMLKVEHNDLVLFRLHWKNVEVSLVLNDRKEKYEKGKMPKSMHSESSSEEKSEEHMDMRQKHCLAYVLHTSGTTGIPKIVRVPHACIVPNIQHFRVLFEITHEDVLFLASPLTFDPSVVEIFVALSSGASLLIVPTSVKMVPSKLAAVLFSHHRVTILQATPTLLRRFGSQLIKSTVLSASTSLRILALGGEAFPSLTVLKSWRGVGNKTQIFNIYGITEVSSWATFYRIPEKILNSTLKCELPVQLGFPLLGTVVEVRDTNGFTIQEGNGQVFLGGRNRVCFLDGEVTVPLGTMRATGDFVTIKDGEIFFLGRKDSQIKRHGKRLNIELVQQIAEGLQQVESCAVTWYNQEKLILFMVTKNDLVKDHIFEELQKHLPSHAIPDELVLINTLPFTSHGKIDVSELNKIYLNYRDLKSECKLSGKEELWEKLHHLWKSVLSLSEDALKIPDESLFLNSGGDSLKSIRLLNEIENLVGTSVPGLLEIILSSSILRIYNHILQTVFSDKDLTLSKNHAMKRKFNVTQEETSGKSLRQETVMPLNCDKEINAFIALSRGNQILSLNTDKYLTKLGHCPSTYSSDLNSQTDIQNRESLNTPPLIGKSEDPSCVVEVSEEETPVIRAEKMEFRVRWRSDTGKCVDASPLVVIPAIDKSSATVYIGSHSHRMIAVDLYSGKVKWEQILGDRIESSACVSKCGNFIVVEAHHLSLAHTQREGNWLHVLKGRVSKNMWVYFKTTTMIIELLRGLNVIIACESFSTYLVAQTVKNLPVMQGTWVQSLGWKELLEKGMLTHCSIAWRNPWTEEPGGLQSM from the exons ATGATTTCGAAAAGCAATTGGAAAAACGTGTTGAAAG AGTTCTCTACTACCAGTGATGTTCAAATAAGCGTCAGTGAAATGACTCTTCAGGAATTGGTGCATCAGGCAGCCTCCCTTTATCCAGATAAAATAGCTGTGTGTTTTGATGAATGTAACAACCAGCCTCCAGTTTACTATACCTACAAGACTGTGATTCATGCTGCTTCAGCATTATCGAATTTTCTGCTGTTACACTGTGAGTTTCAAGGAATTCGGGAAATTGGTCTCTACTGCCATCCTACAATAAACTTACCCTCTTGGATTTTAGG aaTTCTCCACGTCCCTGCTGCTTATGTACCTGTTGATCCAGATTCACCACCAGCATTATCagttcattttatgaaaaaatgtaaTCTGAAGTATATCCTTGTTGAAAAAGTGCATATAAGT AAATTCAAGTCTTCCTATGAAGCATTATTGAACTATGATATGCTTAAAGTAGAACATAATGACCTAGTACTCTTCAGACTTCACTGGAAAAATGTCGAGGTGAGCCTGGTGCTAAAtgatagaaaagagaaatatgaaaaaggaaagatgCCAAAGAGTATGCATTCTGAGAGCAGCAGTGAAGAAAAGTCAGAAGAGCACATGGATATGAGGCAAAAGCACTGCTTGGCCTATGTTCTCCATACGTCAGGCACTACAGGGATACCTAAGATTGTCAGAGTCCCTCATGCATGTATAGTGCCAAACATCCAGCATTTTCG GGTGCTTTTTGAAATCACTCATGAGGATGTTTTGTTTCTGGCTTCACCTCTGACCTTTGATCCTTCTGTGGTGGAAATATTTGTTGCTTTGTCAAGTGGTGCCTCTTTGCTTATTGTGCCAACTTCTGTCAAAATGGTCCCATCAAAATTAGCTGCTGTTCTGTTTTCCCATCACAGAGTGACTATTTTACAG GCAACGCCAACATTGCTTAGAAGATTTGGATCTCAGCTCATCAAGTCAACTGTTTTATCCGCCAGTACCTCTCTTCGCATATTGGCCCTTGGTGGTGAAGCATTTCCATCATTAACTGTTCTCAAAAGCTGGAGAGGAGTGGgcaataaaacacaaatatttaatatttatggcATCACAGAGGTATCAAGTTGGGCGACTTTCTACAGGATTCCAGAGAAGATTCTTAACTCTACTTTGAA ATGTGAATTGCCTGTACAACTGGGATTCCCACTGCTTGGAACAGTAGTTGAAGTCAGAGATACTAACGGTTTCACAAttcaagaaggcaatggccaAGTATTTTTAG GTGGCAGAAATAGAGTATGTTTTCTCGATGGCGAAGTGACGGTACCACTTGGCACAATGAGAGCCACAGGAGACTTTGTGACTAtaaaagatggagagatatttTTCTTGGGACGAAAGGACAGTCAGATCAAACGTCATGGCAAACGTCTTAACATAGAACTTGTACAACAG ATTGCTGAAGGTCTTCAACAAGTGGAGTCTTGTGCAGTTACATGGTATAACCAGGAAAAATTGATTTTGTTCATGGTGACTAAAAATGATTTAGTAAAGGATCACATCTTTGAAGAACTGCAGAAACATCTTCCAAGTCATGCCATCCCAGATGAGCTTGTGTTAATTAATACTCTGCCATTTACATCTCATG GCAAAATTGATGTTTCTGAGTTAAATAAGATATATTTAAACTACAGAGACTTGAAGTCTGAGTGTAAGCTCAGTGGAAAAGAGGAACTTTGGGAAAAATTACACCATTTGTGGAAG TCTGTTCTGAGTCTCTCAGAAGATGCTTTGAAGATTCCTGATGAGTCACTCTTCTTAAATAGtggtggagattccttgaaatcCATACGGCTTCTCAATGAGATTGAAAACCTTGTTGGCACATCAGTACCTGGGCTTCTGGAAATTATTCTCAGCAGTTCTATTTTACGGATTTACAATCACATCCTTCAAACAGTGTTTTCAGATAAAGATCTGACACTTAGCAAGAATCATGccatgaaaagaaaattcaacGTTACTCAAGAGGAAACCAGTGGAAAATCTTTACGTCAGGAAACTGTCATGCCTTTAAATTGTGACAAGGAGATCAATGCTTTTATTGCACTGAGCAGAGGGAATCAGATTTTGTCTTTGAATACTGATAAGTATTTAACTAAGTTGGGACATTGCCCTTCAACCTATtcttctgatttaaattcacagaCTGACATTCAAAATAGAGAAAGCCTAAATACTCCACCTCTTATTGGGAAGTCAGAAGATCCATCCTGTGTTGTGGAAGTTTCTGAAGAGGAAACACCTGTGATTAGGGCTGAGAAAATGGAGTTTCGTGTGAGGTGGAGGTCAGACACAGGCAAATGTGTGGATGCTTCACCTCTGGTTGTAATACCAGCTATTGATAAGTCATCTGCAACTGTGTACATTGGCTCTCATTCTCATAGAATGATAGCAGTTGATCTTTACTCTGGAAAGGTGAAATGGGAACAGATTTTAGGAGATCGCATTGAATCCTCAGCATGTGTATCTAAGTGTGGAAACTTTATTGTAGTGG AAGCACATCATTTGAGTCTGGCCCACACTCAAAGGGAGGGGAATTGGCTCCACGTCTTGAAAGGAAGAGTATCAAAGAATATGtgggtatattttaaaactaccaCAATGATCATAGAGCTTCtgagaggattaaatgtgataattGCTTGTGAATCCTTTAGTacatacctggtggctcagacagtaaagaatctgcctgtaatgcaagggacctgggttcaatccctgggttggaaagaactcctggagaagggaatgctgacccactgcagtattgcctggagaaatccatggacagaggagcctggcgggctacagtccatgtga